A genomic region of Zalophus californianus isolate mZalCal1 chromosome 1, mZalCal1.pri.v2, whole genome shotgun sequence contains the following coding sequences:
- the DTX3L gene encoding E3 ubiquitin-protein ligase DTX3L isoform X1 — protein MASTLRPPSPLLVRVPESCQLTRWKLEIYFQSRRSGGGECTVHPLYHGDRVTFLVKFMERAAKEGVLKKEKHQITIDNKPVTIFLEPTENPMERNARPRMSSLPQSQEGVSSGEKHQNEEYIPDVMDSCLQKIFLSVTADLNCNLFSKEQREHITTICPKVKKMEGDDGIEKVCGTLGDIEKIHHFLKKQLQESGCKHESSPLTTESEPLHQQDQNSCVSPFEPKTRAEDKSNRLEIPLPFFEYFQNTYPDKIDSVQRRFGVKIKINQESSLNTVYLDFTSNQSGDVKAASESFVSEFQKTIGSLEQKCVAFADSEQANRIKQELNQRFTKLLIKEKGGELTLLGTQDDISAAGYIFALKASESLVMGPVKISTPKCMMNEVEVDTAHYLLVKAELFQEMIEIGAKYNTQCQVWKDTKKVHILFEPKDKEFDLSAHAYASFIDAYQHVSSQLMREVLSLKPLGKMRKCLHQTKLADDFRKNHPHVHSVLNQESMTLTGLPDHLAKAKQYIFKKVGMSPLAGDKRNEDEETPMDIDRNDSKVTSPTFQRSASSGVSGVDEEEEVCSICLDIISNKQVLSKCKHAFCTSCINKALSYKPVCPVCQTSYGIQKGNQPEGTMTVTVLRDALPGYESCGSIVIEYNMKGGIQTEEHPNPGKKYCGVQRRAYLPDNEEGNEVLRLLRRAFDQKLIFTVGYSRALGVSNVITWNDIHHKTSRVGGPQIFRCTTVDLTVLYITQCSPQYGYPDPGYLKRVKQELKDKGIE, from the exons ATGGCCTCGACCCTCCGCCCGCCGTCCCCGCTGCTCGTGCGGGTGCCTGAGTCCTGCCAGCTCACACGCTGGAAGCTGGAAATCTACTTCCAGAGCCGGAGGTCCGGCGGCGGGGAGTGCACCGTCCATCCCCTCTACCACGGGGACCGGGTCACCTTCCTGGTGAAGTTCATGGAAAGGGCAG CTAAAGAGGGAgtcttgaagaaagaaaagcatcagATTACGATTGACAACAAACCTGTGACTATTTTTCTGGAGCCCACTGAGAATCCAATGGAGAGGAATGCAAGACCAAGAATGTCTTCATTGCCACAGTCACAGGAAGGGGTGAGTTCTGGTGAGAAGCATCAAAACGAAGAATATATTCCTGATGTTATGGATTCCTGTCTCCAAAAG atctTTCTTAGTGTCACGGCGGACCTGAACTGTAACCTGTTCTCTAAAGAGCAGAGGGAACACATAACCACTATCTGCCCCAAGGTCAAAAAGATGGAAGGGGATGATGGAATTGAGAAGGTGTGTGGTACCCTTGGAGATATtgaaaaaatacatcatttcttGAAGAAGCAACTCCAGGAAAGTGGGTGCAAACATGAATCTTCCCCTTTGACAACAGAGAGCGAGCCACTCCATCAGCAGGACCAAAACAGCTGTGTTTCTCCCTTCGAACCAAAAACCAGGGCAGAAGACAAAAGCAACCGTCTTGAAATTCCCTTGCCTTTCTTTGAATACTTCCAGAATACCTATCCTGATAAAATAGACTCAGTACAGAGAAGATTtggtgtaaaaataaaaataaatcaggagaGTTCTCTGAATACTGTCTATTTAGACTTCACCTCCAATCAATCAGGTGACGTCAAAGCCGCTAGCGAATCTTTTGTCAGTGAATTTCAGAAAACCATAGGATCTCTGGAGCAGAAATGTGTTGCTTTCGCAGACAGTGAGCAGGCAAATAGGATCAAACAAGAATTGAATCAACGGTTTACAAAGCTCCTtataaaggagaaaggaggagaattAACTCTCCTGGGGACCCAAGATGACATTTCAGCTGCCGGATATATTTTTGCCCTAAAAGCCTCTGAAAGTCTTGTCATGGGACCTGTGAAAATATCGACTCCCAAATGCATGATGAATGAAGTTGAGGTTGACACTGCTCACTATCTGCTTGTAAAAGCTGAATTATTCCAGGAGATGATAGAGATAGGAGCAAAGTACAATACTCAATGTCAGGTTTGGAAAGACACTAAGAAAGTCCACATTCTATTTGAACCTAAGGACAAAGAATTCGATCTGTCTGCCCATGCTTATGCAAGTTTCATTGATGCCTATCAACATGTGTCAAGTCAGCTGATGAGAGAAGTTCTTTCACTGAAACCTCTGGGCAAAATGAGAAAGTGCTTACATCAGACCAAGTTGGCTGATGACTTTAGAAAAAACCATCCTCATGTACACTCTGTACTAAATCAAGAGTCAATGACTTTGACTGGGTTGCCAGATCACCTTGCAAAGGCAAAGcagtatatctttaaaaaagtaggaaTGTCCCCATTAGCTGGAGATAAAAGGAATGAGGACGAAGAAACACCCATGGACATTGATAGGAATGATTCAAAAGTCACTTCACCAACATTCCAGCGCTCTGCCAGTTCTGGGGTGTCGGGAGTGGACGAGGAAGAGGAGGTATGTAGCATCTGTCTCGACATCATCAGTAACAAACAAGTGCTATCCAAGTGCAAGCACGCATTCTGCACCTCTTGTATCAACAAAGCCTTGTCCTATAAGCCGGTCTGTCCTGTGTGCCAGACTTCCTATGGTATCCAGAAAGGCAATCAGCCAGAGGGGACCATGACTGTCACTGTCCTGAGAGATGCACTTCCAGGTTATGAATCCTGTGGCTCCATTGTGATTGAATATAACATGAAAGGAGGCATACAAACA GAAGAGCACCCAAACCCAGGAAAGAAATACTGTGGAGTACAACGAAGAGCATACCTGCCTGATAATGAGGAAGGAAATGAGGTTTTGAGACTGCTTCGTAGGGCCTTTGACCAAAAGCTGATTTTCACAGTGGGGTATTCTCGAGCACTAGGAGTCTCCAATGTCATCACATGGAATGACATCCACCACAAAACGTCCCGTGTTGGTGGACCACAAAT tttcaggtgtacaacagttgatttgacagttctatacattacccagtgctcaccaca GTATGGCTACCCTGATCCTGGTTATCTGAAACGTGTCAAACAGGAGCTGAAAGATAAAGGAATTGAGTAA
- the DTX3L gene encoding E3 ubiquitin-protein ligase DTX3L isoform X2, giving the protein MASTLRPPSPLLVRVPESCQLTRWKLEIYFQSRRSGGGECTVHPLYHGDRVTFLVKFMERAAKEGVLKKEKHQITIDNKPVTIFLEPTENPMERNARPRMSSLPQSQEGVSSGEKHQNEEYIPDVMDSCLQKIFLSVTADLNCNLFSKEQREHITTICPKVKKMEGDDGIEKVCGTLGDIEKIHHFLKKQLQESGCKHESSPLTTESEPLHQQDQNSCVSPFEPKTRAEDKSNRLEIPLPFFEYFQNTYPDKIDSVQRRFGVKIKINQESSLNTVYLDFTSNQSGDVKAASESFVSEFQKTIGSLEQKCVAFADSEQANRIKQELNQRFTKLLIKEKGGELTLLGTQDDISAAGYIFALKASESLVMGPVKISTPKCMMNEVEVDTAHYLLVKAELFQEMIEIGAKYNTQCQVWKDTKKVHILFEPKDKEFDLSAHAYASFIDAYQHVSSQLMREVLSLKPLGKMRKCLHQTKLADDFRKNHPHVHSVLNQESMTLTGLPDHLAKAKQYIFKKVGMSPLAGDKRNEDEETPMDIDRNDSKVTSPTFQRSASSGVSGVDEEEEVCSICLDIISNKQVLSKCKHAFCTSCINKALSYKPVCPVCQTSYGIQKGNQPEGTMTVTVLRDALPGYESCGSIVIEYNMKGGIQTEEHPNPGKKYCGVQRRAYLPDNEEGNEVLRLLRRAFDQKLIFTVGYSRALGVSNVITWNDIHHKTSRVGGPQMYGYPDPGYLKRVKQELKDKGIE; this is encoded by the exons ATGGCCTCGACCCTCCGCCCGCCGTCCCCGCTGCTCGTGCGGGTGCCTGAGTCCTGCCAGCTCACACGCTGGAAGCTGGAAATCTACTTCCAGAGCCGGAGGTCCGGCGGCGGGGAGTGCACCGTCCATCCCCTCTACCACGGGGACCGGGTCACCTTCCTGGTGAAGTTCATGGAAAGGGCAG CTAAAGAGGGAgtcttgaagaaagaaaagcatcagATTACGATTGACAACAAACCTGTGACTATTTTTCTGGAGCCCACTGAGAATCCAATGGAGAGGAATGCAAGACCAAGAATGTCTTCATTGCCACAGTCACAGGAAGGGGTGAGTTCTGGTGAGAAGCATCAAAACGAAGAATATATTCCTGATGTTATGGATTCCTGTCTCCAAAAG atctTTCTTAGTGTCACGGCGGACCTGAACTGTAACCTGTTCTCTAAAGAGCAGAGGGAACACATAACCACTATCTGCCCCAAGGTCAAAAAGATGGAAGGGGATGATGGAATTGAGAAGGTGTGTGGTACCCTTGGAGATATtgaaaaaatacatcatttcttGAAGAAGCAACTCCAGGAAAGTGGGTGCAAACATGAATCTTCCCCTTTGACAACAGAGAGCGAGCCACTCCATCAGCAGGACCAAAACAGCTGTGTTTCTCCCTTCGAACCAAAAACCAGGGCAGAAGACAAAAGCAACCGTCTTGAAATTCCCTTGCCTTTCTTTGAATACTTCCAGAATACCTATCCTGATAAAATAGACTCAGTACAGAGAAGATTtggtgtaaaaataaaaataaatcaggagaGTTCTCTGAATACTGTCTATTTAGACTTCACCTCCAATCAATCAGGTGACGTCAAAGCCGCTAGCGAATCTTTTGTCAGTGAATTTCAGAAAACCATAGGATCTCTGGAGCAGAAATGTGTTGCTTTCGCAGACAGTGAGCAGGCAAATAGGATCAAACAAGAATTGAATCAACGGTTTACAAAGCTCCTtataaaggagaaaggaggagaattAACTCTCCTGGGGACCCAAGATGACATTTCAGCTGCCGGATATATTTTTGCCCTAAAAGCCTCTGAAAGTCTTGTCATGGGACCTGTGAAAATATCGACTCCCAAATGCATGATGAATGAAGTTGAGGTTGACACTGCTCACTATCTGCTTGTAAAAGCTGAATTATTCCAGGAGATGATAGAGATAGGAGCAAAGTACAATACTCAATGTCAGGTTTGGAAAGACACTAAGAAAGTCCACATTCTATTTGAACCTAAGGACAAAGAATTCGATCTGTCTGCCCATGCTTATGCAAGTTTCATTGATGCCTATCAACATGTGTCAAGTCAGCTGATGAGAGAAGTTCTTTCACTGAAACCTCTGGGCAAAATGAGAAAGTGCTTACATCAGACCAAGTTGGCTGATGACTTTAGAAAAAACCATCCTCATGTACACTCTGTACTAAATCAAGAGTCAATGACTTTGACTGGGTTGCCAGATCACCTTGCAAAGGCAAAGcagtatatctttaaaaaagtaggaaTGTCCCCATTAGCTGGAGATAAAAGGAATGAGGACGAAGAAACACCCATGGACATTGATAGGAATGATTCAAAAGTCACTTCACCAACATTCCAGCGCTCTGCCAGTTCTGGGGTGTCGGGAGTGGACGAGGAAGAGGAGGTATGTAGCATCTGTCTCGACATCATCAGTAACAAACAAGTGCTATCCAAGTGCAAGCACGCATTCTGCACCTCTTGTATCAACAAAGCCTTGTCCTATAAGCCGGTCTGTCCTGTGTGCCAGACTTCCTATGGTATCCAGAAAGGCAATCAGCCAGAGGGGACCATGACTGTCACTGTCCTGAGAGATGCACTTCCAGGTTATGAATCCTGTGGCTCCATTGTGATTGAATATAACATGAAAGGAGGCATACAAACA GAAGAGCACCCAAACCCAGGAAAGAAATACTGTGGAGTACAACGAAGAGCATACCTGCCTGATAATGAGGAAGGAAATGAGGTTTTGAGACTGCTTCGTAGGGCCTTTGACCAAAAGCTGATTTTCACAGTGGGGTATTCTCGAGCACTAGGAGTCTCCAATGTCATCACATGGAATGACATCCACCACAAAACGTCCCGTGTTGGTGGACCACAAAT GTATGGCTACCCTGATCCTGGTTATCTGAAACGTGTCAAACAGGAGCTGAAAGATAAAGGAATTGAGTAA